The following proteins are co-located in the Cutaneotrichosporon cavernicola HIS019 DNA, chromosome: 3 genome:
- a CDS encoding uncharacterized protein (Alanine dehydrogenase/PNT, C-terminal domain), producing the protein MSDYTFQGWAGYGPDSVQGHMKLVDFNPPAFDDDYVDVKVQYTGICATDTSQLAGHWGPYNGPIVCGHEIVGQVVRVGPKATGVKVGDRVGVGAQCDCCRECEWCVAGKDNFCPDFLYTFGVGKYSRGINKGQQSYGGFATHWRGPSRFVIPVPDGVDPAQATSFMCAGMTVFAPFKRFGVPHKAPKVGVLGIGGVGHMAIKIAKAMGAEVTAISRGEAKRTEALELGADHFIPTGSDLKADLAAHARSVDLVISTINPPSLDLEAYATLVKPEGTFCLVGVVVTPIQISATQLIFGSIAVSGSNIASPSDLKELLQLAADKKIEPWVQKYKWEDMNKAIVNSNKGKAKFRSVLVLEQNGGKL; encoded by the exons ATGTCCGACTACACTTTCCAGGGCTGGGCCGGCTACGGGCCAGACAGCGTCCAAGGCCACATgaagctcgtcgacttTAACCCTCCCGCCTTTGACGACGACTACGTCGATG TCAAGGTCCAGTACACCGGTATCTGCGCGACCGACACGTCGCAGCTTGCCGGACACTGGGGACCCTACAACGGTCCGATCGTGTGCGGCCACGAGATTGTTGGCCAAGTCGTTCGTGTCGGTCCCAAGGCCACCGgcgtcaaggtcggcgatCGTGTTGGCGTTGGAGCCCAGTGCGACTGCTGtcgcgagtgcgagtggtGTGTCGCTG GTAAGGACAATTTCTGCCCCGATTTCCTTTACACGTTCGGCGTAGGCAAGTACTCGCGCGGCATCAACAAGGGCCAGCAGAGCTACGGCGGCTTTGCAACCCACTGGCGCGGCCCCTCGCGCTTCGTCATCCCCGTCCCCGACGGTGTTGACCCCGCCCAGGCCACCAGCTTTATGTGTGCGGGTATGACCGTGTTTGCGCCGTTCAAGCGTTTCGGGGTACCTCACAAGGCGCCCAAAGTTGGCGTTCTCGGTATTGGTGGCGTGGGCCACATGGCTATCAAGATCGCCAAGGCCATGGGCGCCGAGGTAaccgccatctcgcgcgGTGAGGCCAAGAGGACCGAGgcccttgagcttgggGCGGACCATTTCATTCCCACCGGCTCGGACCTCAAGGCTGACCTGGCCGCGCACGCGCGTTCTGTCGACCTTGTGATTAGCACTATTA ACCCTCCTTcgctcgaccttgaggcgTACGCTACTCTCGTCAAGCCAGAGGGCACGTTCTGCCTCGTTGGCGTCGTTGTTACGCCTATTCAGATCAGCGCGACGCAGCTCATCTTCG GATCTATCGCCGTTTCGGGCTCGAACATTGCCTCGCCCAgcgacctcaaggagctTCTTCAGCTTGCGGCGGACAAGAAGATCGAGCCGTGGGTTCAGAAGTACAAGTGGGAGGACATGAACAAGGCCATCGTCAACTCgaacaagggcaaggccaagtTCCGCAgcgtgctcgtcctcgagcagaACGGCGGCAAGCTGTGA